In the genome of Magnetococcus sp. PR-3, one region contains:
- a CDS encoding AMP-binding protein — translation MRNLAHLLHHRVSQTPDQRAIRHLDQTLTWRQLYSRAMAVRDHLHTCGVQRADVVAIHINHSLAQVIALFGIALADAVFTVVSVQLKSQQIQHQIMDCGTNHILTMASKRKLLEKMFAYRDTQLTVLHPSGVIENRAEPETIQTLPEQCHTRSIPTDVGCIIYTSGSSGKPKGVVVPHRTLLDGARIVSGYLKITQKDRILSILPYNFDYGLNQLLSCVQTGANIVLAQFTFPKDILTILREEEITAMAGVPSMWPHFFLADFLDAKTRTPLPHLRYVTTAGGKHPMSLLEKLTALFAESDLIIMYGLTESFRSSYLPFSELFKRPGSIGKAVPEVELLVVNKEGNPCAPGEIGELIHRGAFVTYGYLNNPERTAEKFQHLATGGPGCLPEIAVRSGDLVSMDEEGYLYFHERADTQIKCSGYRISPSEVEEAVLAVPGIKQVAVFGQPSEMYGEVVVAAYATFDAEPMPLPHLKKALIHTLPSYAVPQFIQHYTALPTTASGKIDYPALKQHAEQLDANQAI, via the coding sequence ATGAGAAATCTTGCCCACCTTTTACATCATCGCGTAAGCCAAACCCCCGATCAGCGGGCCATTCGCCATCTGGATCAAACCCTGACATGGCGTCAACTCTACAGTAGAGCGATGGCCGTTCGCGATCACTTACACACCTGTGGCGTGCAACGCGCAGATGTGGTGGCGATCCATATCAACCACTCTCTGGCTCAGGTTATTGCCCTTTTTGGTATTGCTTTGGCCGATGCCGTCTTTACTGTCGTATCGGTACAGTTAAAGTCTCAACAGATCCAACATCAGATCATGGATTGTGGTACCAACCATATTTTAACCATGGCGTCCAAGCGTAAACTGCTGGAAAAAATGTTTGCCTACCGCGACACGCAATTGACGGTACTACACCCTTCAGGCGTGATCGAAAATAGAGCAGAGCCTGAGACCATCCAGACCTTACCGGAACAGTGCCACACGCGATCTATACCGACCGATGTGGGCTGTATTATCTATACCTCTGGCTCCAGCGGCAAACCCAAGGGTGTTGTTGTCCCCCACCGGACTTTGCTTGATGGGGCGCGTATTGTAAGTGGCTATCTTAAAATCACGCAAAAAGATCGGATTTTAAGCATTCTTCCGTACAATTTTGATTATGGCCTTAATCAACTGCTCTCATGCGTTCAAACCGGAGCCAACATTGTGCTGGCCCAGTTTACCTTTCCCAAAGATATTTTAACCATCTTGAGAGAGGAAGAGATTACCGCCATGGCAGGCGTTCCCTCCATGTGGCCCCATTTTTTTCTGGCCGATTTTCTGGATGCTAAAACGCGCACCCCCCTGCCCCATCTCCGCTATGTCACCACCGCAGGGGGTAAACACCCCATGTCACTGTTGGAAAAGCTGACCGCTCTATTTGCGGAATCTGACCTTATCATTATGTATGGCTTAACAGAATCCTTCCGCTCCAGCTACCTACCTTTTAGTGAGCTGTTTAAACGCCCAGGCTCCATCGGCAAAGCGGTTCCTGAGGTTGAGCTTTTGGTGGTCAATAAAGAGGGCAACCCCTGCGCGCCAGGGGAGATTGGTGAACTTATTCATCGCGGGGCATTTGTTACCTATGGCTATTTAAACAACCCGGAACGTACCGCTGAGAAGTTTCAGCACCTGGCCACCGGCGGGCCAGGTTGCCTACCTGAAATTGCCGTGCGATCCGGAGACTTGGTTTCCATGGATGAAGAGGGTTACCTCTATTTCCATGAACGGGCAGATACGCAAATTAAGTGTAGCGGATACCGAATTAGCCCTTCTGAAGTGGAGGAAGCGGTATTGGCTGTACCGGGCATTAAGCAAGTTGCAGTCTTTGGCCAGCCATCGGAGATGTACGGTGAGGTCGTCGTGGCAGCCTATGCAACTTTTGATGCAGAGCCCATGCCCTTGCCGCACTTAAAAAAGGCCCTGATCCACACACTGCCTTCCTATGCAGTTCCTCAATTTATTCAACACTACACGGCACTACCTACGACGGCCTCTGGCAAAATTGACTATCCGGCACTGAAACAACATGCCGAACAGTTGGATGCTAACCAGGCCATTTAG
- a CDS encoding acyl carrier protein: MDKPQAIERIQSYLQETTEHWPEPDTNLFLEGILDSFAMVELLGFLESSFPVTLNREDIGLDNFATVADIVDFLAENED, translated from the coding sequence ATGGATAAACCACAGGCTATTGAACGTATTCAGAGCTATCTGCAAGAGACCACGGAACATTGGCCAGAGCCAGATACCAACCTTTTTTTAGAAGGTATTTTAGACTCTTTTGCCATGGTTGAGCTGTTGGGCTTTTTAGAGTCTAGTTTTCCTGTCACACTTAATCGTGAAGATATTGGTCTGGACAATTTTGCCACCGTTGCTGATATTGTGGATTTTCTGGCAGAAAATGAAGATTGA